The Trinickia caryophylli genomic sequence CTGCGCGTGGTCGCGCTCATCGCGGTCGCATCGGCGGCCGCCTATGCCGGCACCAACATCGTCACGCGCATTCTGGTTCGGACCGACAGCAGCTTGTGCTGCACGTTCCATTCGAATACGGTCTTGCTCGCCGTCACGGCCTTCGCTGCGCTCGCGCACGACTGGCTTCCGTTCACATGGCGCGACGGGGCGGTCGTGTTCGTGATGGCGATTGCGAGCACCGCACTGCAGATGCTGGCCGGCTACGCGCTGAAACGCGTGCCTGCCTCGCGGCTCGCGCCGCTCGACTACACGTTGCTGATCTGGACGGTGGGCATCGGCGCATTGGTCTGGCACGAATGGCCACGTCCCGCCGTCTGGGCGGGCATGGTGCTCGTCTGCGCGAGTTGCTGGGTGATCGTGCGGAGCAAGGCTGTGCGGCCCGCGCCGGTTTCGTCCGCCAAGCCCGAAACGCTCGCCTGACAGCCCCGCACCTCGCCGTCATCCTTACAGGAGTTGCCCGATGCGCCGTCGCCAGATGATAGGAACGAGCATGGCGGCTGCCGGTCTGGCCGTTGCCGCCCCTGCTGCGCGGGCGCTGCGGGGCACCGCGCTACATGCGCTGGTGCAACCGGAGCCGCCAGGTCTCATGCTCGGCCTCTACCTGAACACGCCCACTCAGTTGATCGCGGGCAATGTGTACGAGAGTCTGCTCCGCTTCGACGAGCAACTCACGCCGTTGCCGTCGCTGGCACGCGCCTGGACGGTGAGCGCGGACCAACGACGCTACACCTTCCACCTGCAGCC encodes the following:
- a CDS encoding DMT family transporter, producing MQAQPNAYPNPVTRGVLAYALGIFCMALVDASGKHLSRAYPLAEIIFFRSVLAAVPLGIAAGRAGWSTLRTRHPVLHVVRGLTVLFTLGLFFWSLRYLPLADATALNLTSPIFTTLFAAWFLAESIPRRYWLALLIGMAGVWLVMAPTDATLRVVALIAVASAAAYAGTNIVTRILVRTDSSLCCTFHSNTVLLAVTAFAALAHDWLPFTWRDGAVVFVMAIASTALQMLAGYALKRVPASRLAPLDYTLLIWTVGIGALVWHEWPRPAVWAGMVLVCASCWVIVRSKAVRPAPVSSAKPETLA